The following are from one region of the Natronosporangium hydrolyticum genome:
- a CDS encoding glycoside hydrolase family 9 protein gives MTSSLLVTSLFAAPPAQAQDEDGPPNLVSNGDFSPPVADQWWGISDDDLQDGQLCITVPEHERFGNFVDLGLAEDETYLFGFTAHGDPGTGGLQAAVQSDGAAGPEIFDVQETFAVAGEPETFEWSFTASGDAQRVQFELSNADATSEVCLSQVYVTPITELLQNPTFDGLAPWWTTPNLTLEPGPDGGVCGTVPAGGEQWDVILGQGAVAIEEGATYTVTVTATAEPQAAARVLIPEPGVDWPPIYAADITLRPDGQSFTDTFEAELSADTEFQLQLGGNASEFDLCLHLASLTTGGEVEDFEHETGPRVRVNQVGYLPQGPKNATLVTDAEESLAWQLLDADGAEVATGATAPAGFDPSAGLDVHTIDFSEVKVSGTGFQLAADGEVSYPFDITETLYDDLRRDSLGIYYTQRSGIEITPIEADGELHKEDYVRPAGHVSEYGGADTNQGDLAVPCLPNEGAVDHQGSSQLGGYAHYGPDGWDCPQGYTLDVTGGWYDAGDHGKYVVNSGISVYQLLATYERTRHAGVVADGALGDSTLIIPERGNDVPDILDEVRWNLDWMLAMQVPDGTEMGIGGETIDAGGLAHHKLHDIAWTGMNMLPHEDPMPRYLHRPSTAATLNLAAAAAQGARLYDDYDPAYAEDLLAAARRAWDAAQAHPEIYAPNTNDLDPNPGGGPYDDSNLGDEFYWAAAQLYLTTGEEEFATAVLDSPYHVGGANEDIFDPAGFGWQWTAPAGRLDLATVPNNLPGRADVIDSVIEAADDYLATQAEQPFGQPYGVEFYDWGSAHQVINNAVAIATAYDLTGDPAYLDGGLEAIDYILGRNAINNSYVKGYGTHYSQNMHSRWYRSADRLPPFPDGKLAGGPNSGIQDPVAQANLQGCAPQACYIDDIGSWSTNETTINWNAALSWYASWAADMADGAPEWTPPTTTCQVSYTVHADWSGGFLTQVWVENLGPGSVDGWTLTWDFPGDQQVGHGWGAELRQSGSTVTATNPEWKPLLAAEGTAAGHTFGFVGDPAGASDHAPESVWLNGVRCALD, from the coding sequence GTGACCAGTTCCCTCTTGGTCACCAGCCTGTTCGCGGCCCCGCCGGCCCAGGCGCAGGACGAGGATGGACCCCCCAACCTGGTCAGCAACGGCGACTTCTCTCCGCCCGTAGCCGACCAGTGGTGGGGCATCAGTGATGACGACCTTCAGGACGGCCAGCTGTGCATCACCGTCCCGGAGCATGAGCGATTCGGCAACTTCGTCGACCTAGGTCTCGCCGAGGACGAGACCTACCTGTTCGGGTTCACCGCGCACGGTGACCCGGGCACCGGCGGCCTGCAGGCGGCGGTGCAGTCCGACGGCGCTGCCGGCCCGGAGATCTTCGACGTGCAGGAGACCTTCGCGGTAGCCGGCGAGCCGGAGACCTTCGAGTGGTCGTTCACCGCCTCCGGTGACGCCCAACGGGTCCAGTTCGAACTCTCGAACGCCGACGCCACCAGCGAGGTATGCCTCAGCCAGGTGTACGTCACCCCAATCACCGAACTGTTGCAGAACCCGACCTTCGACGGGCTGGCGCCGTGGTGGACGACGCCCAACCTGACCCTGGAGCCGGGCCCGGACGGCGGCGTCTGCGGCACCGTACCGGCCGGCGGTGAGCAGTGGGACGTCATCCTCGGGCAGGGCGCCGTGGCGATCGAGGAGGGGGCGACCTACACGGTCACCGTCACCGCGACCGCCGAGCCGCAGGCCGCGGCCCGGGTGCTGATCCCAGAACCGGGCGTGGACTGGCCGCCGATCTACGCGGCGGACATCACGCTCCGCCCGGACGGCCAGAGCTTCACCGACACCTTCGAGGCCGAACTCAGCGCCGACACCGAGTTCCAGCTCCAGCTCGGCGGTAACGCCAGCGAGTTCGACCTGTGCCTGCACCTGGCATCGCTGACCACCGGTGGTGAGGTCGAGGACTTCGAGCACGAGACCGGGCCGCGGGTCCGGGTCAACCAGGTCGGCTACCTGCCGCAGGGCCCGAAGAACGCCACCCTGGTCACCGACGCCGAGGAGTCGCTGGCGTGGCAGCTGCTCGACGCCGACGGCGCAGAGGTCGCCACCGGGGCGACCGCGCCGGCCGGGTTCGACCCGTCCGCCGGCCTCGACGTCCACACCATCGACTTCAGCGAGGTCAAGGTCAGCGGCACCGGGTTCCAGCTCGCCGCCGACGGGGAGGTGAGCTACCCGTTCGACATCACCGAGACCCTCTACGACGACCTGCGCCGGGACTCGTTGGGGATCTACTACACCCAGCGTTCCGGGATCGAGATCACCCCGATCGAGGCCGACGGCGAACTGCACAAGGAGGACTACGTCCGGCCGGCCGGGCACGTCTCGGAGTACGGCGGCGCGGACACCAACCAGGGTGACCTGGCCGTGCCGTGCCTGCCCAACGAGGGCGCCGTGGATCACCAGGGCAGCTCGCAGCTCGGTGGCTACGCCCACTACGGCCCGGACGGCTGGGACTGCCCGCAGGGGTACACCCTGGACGTGACCGGCGGCTGGTACGACGCCGGCGACCACGGCAAGTATGTAGTCAACTCGGGGATCTCGGTCTACCAGCTGCTCGCCACCTACGAGCGGACCCGGCACGCCGGGGTGGTCGCCGACGGCGCGCTCGGCGACTCGACGTTGATCATCCCGGAGCGGGGCAACGACGTACCGGACATCCTCGACGAGGTCCGGTGGAACCTGGACTGGATGCTCGCGATGCAGGTGCCGGACGGTACCGAGATGGGCATCGGCGGCGAGACCATCGACGCCGGCGGCCTGGCCCACCACAAGCTGCACGACATCGCCTGGACCGGCATGAACATGCTGCCGCACGAGGATCCGATGCCGCGCTACCTGCACCGGCCGTCGACCGCCGCGACGCTCAACCTGGCCGCTGCGGCGGCCCAGGGCGCCCGGCTCTACGACGACTACGACCCGGCGTACGCCGAAGATCTGCTCGCCGCGGCGCGGCGGGCGTGGGACGCGGCGCAGGCCCACCCGGAGATCTACGCGCCGAACACCAACGATCTCGATCCGAACCCGGGCGGTGGCCCGTACGACGACAGCAACCTGGGCGACGAGTTCTACTGGGCGGCGGCGCAGCTCTACCTCACCACTGGCGAGGAGGAGTTCGCCACCGCGGTGCTCGACTCGCCGTACCACGTCGGTGGCGCCAATGAGGACATCTTCGACCCGGCCGGCTTCGGCTGGCAGTGGACCGCACCGGCCGGCCGGCTCGACCTGGCCACGGTGCCGAACAACCTGCCGGGCCGGGCCGACGTGATCGACTCGGTGATCGAGGCCGCCGACGACTACCTCGCCACCCAGGCCGAGCAGCCGTTCGGCCAACCGTACGGGGTGGAGTTCTACGACTGGGGCTCGGCGCATCAGGTCATCAACAACGCGGTGGCGATCGCGACCGCGTACGACCTGACCGGGGACCCGGCGTACCTGGACGGTGGCCTGGAGGCGATCGACTACATCCTGGGTCGCAACGCCATCAACAACTCCTACGTCAAGGGGTACGGCACGCACTACTCGCAGAACATGCACAGCCGCTGGTACCGGTCGGCGGACCGGCTGCCACCGTTCCCGGACGGCAAGCTGGCGGGTGGTCCCAACTCCGGCATCCAGGACCCGGTGGCGCAGGCGAATCTGCAGGGCTGCGCCCCGCAGGCGTGCTACATCGACGACATCGGGTCGTGGTCGACGAACGAGACCACCATCAACTGGAACGCGGCGCTCTCCTGGTACGCGTCGTGGGCGGCGGACATGGCCGACGGGGCGCCGGAGTGGACCCCGCCGACCACCACCTGCCAGGTCAGCTACACCGTCCACGCCGACTGGTCGGGTGGCTTCCTCACCCAGGTGTGGGTGGAGAACCTCGGGCCGGGGTCGGTAGACGGCTGGACGTTGACCTGGGACTTCCCCGGCGACCAGCAGGTCGGGCACGGTTGGGGAGCGGAGTTGCGTCAGTCCGGTTCGACCGTCACCGCAACAAATCCGGAGTGGAAGCCGCTGCTCGCCGCCGAGGGGACGGCCGCCGGCCACACCTTCGGGTTCGTCGGCGATCCGGCCGGGGCGAGTGACCACGCCCCCGAGTCGGTGTGGCTGAACGGCGTTCGCTGCGCGCTCGACTAG
- a CDS encoding helix-turn-helix transcriptional regulator, which yields MMIKWCYHRPSPNRYGRWSAVRPSAALGFGPQDRALAGAGGDYRYGGRRGTGDAVVEQADQPAGARSALPAFVGRDREVTTVAASIAQSPVLLLIEGEAGIGKSRLLAEALRTAAPQPVVVEAACPPLREPFPLGPLVEALSRRWRQAGPVPLSPLAGALRPLFPEWGDQLPPALEPLDDRRAVRHRLFRALAELLEALGTEVLVVEDAHWADAATLELLTSLATTGHPPVSMVLTYRPTDVPSGSPLLRLTSRPPARLPTVRLALAPLSATATAAMVASVFPAEAADDELVEFLHAHTQGLPLALAETLSLLRDRGELRGGGDRAGGGDRAGGDGRLRRRDIDRLAVPPTVRDSVLERVSRLDSVGRRLLTAAALLAEPADEPTLRAVAGLDPAAGQVGVAELLARGLLREAEPGRFEVSHVLAARAIAEATPASERRRLHQQAGQVLMRLDNPPFARLSHHLREAGDIAGWRRYAEAAAELALASGDELAAVAALRGLLDTAPPPPPTARARLAGKLGEAAVGGVASLGEVAAEVAGTLREVLSDADTTATDRGPVRLWLGRLHLQLGEFEEAYAQTQAACAELSGHPTLAARAMMSLGFPRGNTWPVEQHLSWLDGATALLPEVADQAERTSLAVDRVGALLLLGQAAGWRAATELGDDAPTLSQRRQLARCAMNTGHMGVIWGHYSYAEQRLRTAEQLMRDTGYERLLNSARLTRAYLDWHTGAWAGLAGRVAELADADDTLPEAYLEARLVTALLALAAGRRSAAEPELREILGQATHRGLVDTQLLPAAALGRLWLTDGAVEEAIRVTQPGIDLIAGKGVWLWATDLAPVHVAALVRAGQRAAATRLTEEYVAALAGLDAPAPAPATAAQVCRAIVANAAGEPGRAAELALAAAQSWAALPRRYEELLTLERYGGYLLAAGEDDRALPVLTSAQQGLWALGARWDADRLAYRLRQLGVEVARTWRGGRRGYGDQLSPRELEVVRLVAQGLTNREVAKVLYLSPRTIDRHLQKAMQKLAVTSRTRLAVAAADTGLLVAEPAGSAGEPGQLPAAPAKNG from the coding sequence ATGATGATCAAATGGTGCTATCACCGGCCATCTCCCAATCGGTACGGAAGGTGGAGCGCCGTTCGGCCGTCCGCCGCTCTAGGGTTTGGACCGCAAGATCGTGCCCTGGCAGGCGCGGGGGGCGATTACCGGTATGGGGGTCGCAGGGGGACGGGGGACGCAGTGGTGGAGCAGGCCGACCAACCGGCGGGGGCCAGGTCGGCCCTTCCGGCGTTCGTCGGCCGCGATCGAGAAGTAACCACTGTGGCGGCGTCGATAGCGCAGTCGCCGGTGCTGCTGCTGATCGAGGGGGAGGCCGGGATCGGCAAATCCCGGCTGCTGGCGGAGGCGCTGCGGACGGCGGCGCCGCAGCCGGTGGTGGTCGAGGCCGCGTGCCCGCCGCTGCGGGAACCATTTCCGCTCGGCCCGCTGGTGGAGGCGCTCAGCCGCCGGTGGCGGCAGGCAGGTCCGGTGCCGTTGAGCCCGCTCGCCGGGGCGCTGCGGCCGCTGTTTCCGGAGTGGGGTGATCAGCTGCCACCGGCGTTGGAGCCGCTGGACGACCGGCGCGCGGTCCGGCACCGGCTGTTCCGGGCGTTGGCCGAGCTGCTCGAGGCTCTCGGCACCGAGGTGCTGGTGGTCGAGGATGCCCATTGGGCGGACGCCGCCACATTGGAACTGCTGACTTCGCTGGCGACCACTGGGCACCCGCCGGTGAGCATGGTGCTCACCTACCGGCCGACCGATGTCCCGTCGGGCTCCCCGTTGTTGCGGCTGACCTCTCGGCCGCCGGCGCGGCTACCCACGGTACGGCTCGCGTTGGCGCCGTTGAGCGCAACCGCGACCGCCGCCATGGTCGCGTCGGTCTTCCCGGCGGAGGCGGCCGACGACGAGCTGGTGGAGTTCCTGCACGCGCATACCCAGGGTCTACCGTTGGCGCTCGCGGAGACGCTGTCGCTACTACGGGACCGTGGCGAGCTGCGCGGGGGCGGCGACCGGGCCGGCGGTGGCGACCGGGCCGGGGGCGACGGCCGGCTGCGCCGCCGGGACATCGACCGGCTGGCGGTCCCACCGACGGTTCGGGACTCGGTGTTGGAGCGGGTGTCGAGATTGGACTCTGTGGGCCGGCGACTGCTCACCGCGGCGGCGCTGCTGGCGGAGCCCGCTGACGAGCCGACGCTGCGAGCGGTCGCCGGGCTCGACCCGGCGGCGGGGCAGGTCGGGGTGGCGGAGCTGCTGGCCCGCGGGCTGTTGCGGGAGGCCGAGCCGGGTCGGTTCGAGGTGAGCCACGTGCTGGCGGCCCGGGCGATCGCCGAGGCGACCCCGGCCTCCGAGCGCCGGCGGCTGCACCAGCAGGCCGGGCAGGTGTTGATGCGGCTGGACAATCCGCCGTTCGCCCGGCTGAGTCACCATCTTCGGGAGGCCGGCGACATCGCCGGCTGGCGCCGCTACGCCGAAGCCGCGGCCGAGCTGGCCCTGGCCTCCGGGGATGAACTCGCCGCGGTGGCGGCCCTGCGGGGGCTGCTCGACACCGCCCCGCCACCGCCGCCGACCGCGCGGGCCCGGCTGGCCGGCAAGCTGGGTGAGGCGGCGGTCGGTGGGGTGGCCTCGCTCGGCGAGGTGGCGGCCGAGGTAGCCGGCACGCTCCGGGAGGTGCTGTCCGATGCGGACACGACCGCGACCGACCGGGGGCCGGTCCGGCTCTGGTTGGGCCGGCTCCACCTGCAGCTCGGCGAGTTCGAGGAGGCGTACGCGCAGACCCAGGCGGCCTGCGCCGAACTGTCCGGGCACCCCACGTTGGCGGCGCGGGCGATGATGTCGTTGGGGTTCCCGCGCGGCAACACCTGGCCGGTCGAGCAGCATCTGAGCTGGCTGGACGGCGCCACCGCGCTGCTGCCGGAGGTCGCCGACCAGGCCGAGCGGACGTCGCTGGCGGTCGACCGGGTCGGCGCATTGCTGCTGCTCGGTCAGGCAGCCGGCTGGCGGGCGGCGACCGAGCTCGGCGATGACGCGCCGACCCTGAGCCAGCGGCGGCAGCTGGCGCGGTGCGCCATGAACACCGGCCACATGGGGGTGATCTGGGGCCACTACTCGTACGCCGAGCAGCGGCTACGCACCGCCGAGCAGCTGATGCGCGACACCGGCTACGAGCGGCTGCTCAACTCGGCCCGGCTCACCCGGGCGTACCTGGACTGGCACACCGGGGCGTGGGCGGGGCTGGCCGGCCGGGTGGCGGAGCTGGCCGACGCCGACGACACCCTACCCGAGGCGTACCTGGAGGCAAGGCTGGTCACCGCGCTGTTGGCGTTGGCGGCCGGCCGCCGGTCGGCGGCCGAACCGGAGCTGCGGGAGATCCTCGGCCAGGCCACCCACCGCGGGCTGGTCGACACCCAGCTGTTGCCGGCGGCGGCGCTGGGCCGGCTGTGGCTCACCGACGGCGCGGTCGAGGAGGCGATCCGGGTCACCCAGCCCGGTATCGACCTGATCGCCGGCAAGGGGGTCTGGCTGTGGGCGACCGACCTGGCGCCGGTCCATGTGGCGGCGCTGGTGCGGGCCGGGCAACGGGCGGCGGCGACCCGGCTGACCGAGGAGTACGTCGCCGCGCTGGCGGGGTTGGACGCGCCAGCGCCAGCGCCAGCGACCGCCGCGCAGGTGTGCCGGGCGATCGTGGCGAACGCCGCCGGTGAGCCGGGTCGCGCCGCAGAGTTGGCGCTCGCGGCCGCGCAGTCGTGGGCGGCGCTGCCCCGGCGCTACGAGGAGCTGTTGACGCTGGAGCGGTACGGCGGCTACCTGCTCGCGGCCGGCGAGGACGACCGGGCGCTGCCGGTTTTGACCTCGGCGCAGCAGGGGCTGTGGGCGCTCGGTGCCAGGTGGGACGCCGACCGGCTGGCGTACCGGCTGCGGCAACTCGGGGTGGAGGTCGCGCGTACCTGGCGGGGTGGCCGGCGCGGCTACGGCGACCAGCTCTCCCCCCGCGAGCTGGAGGTGGTCCGGCTGGTCGCGCAGGGGTTGACCAACCGCGAAGTGGCCAAGGTGCTGTACCTGTCGCCCCGCACCATCGACCGCCATCTGCAGAAGGCGATGCAGAAACTGGCGGTCACCTCGCGTACCCGGCTCGCGGTGGCCGCCGCGGACACCGGCCTGCTGGTCGCGGAGCCGGCCGGGTCGGCGGGCGAGCCGGGCCAGCTGCCGGCCGCGCCGGCCAAGAATGGGTGA
- a CDS encoding S8 family serine peptidase gives MSPIPLPPGGERPARRWRIAVVVPALAALLGGSAVPATAAPAPADPVRGMAAPPSAGDTVPVTLLTGDVVVVHQGPDGTQSAWLAEPAVPASGAAPQIYQQDGQVHVIPAEVQPYLAAGVLDERLFNVTGLVAQGYDDRSRDDLPLLLAAPDLAALPAGAAPGGEVGVLSSIDALPVEVDKSEIRQVWEALRGPEPAAAQDPEPQLAAAERVWLNGQVEPTLGESVGQVGAPAAWELGYDGAGVAVAVLDTGYDPDHPDLVGQVADSANFTPDEDPAGVVGIDRQGHGTHVAATVAGTGEAADGGRPGVAPGAELLIGKVLSDAGVGYDDWVIAGMEWAVEAGARVVNLSLGSSFPSDGSDPLSMAVDRLTEESGVLFVVSAGNIGPAEGSITAPGAAEHALTVGATDHHDQPADFSSRGPRPGDSAIKPELVAPGVDVVAARAAGTSSGQLIDDYYTAMSGTSMAAPHAAGAAAIVAQQHPDDTAAELKARLVATAEPLDERVSFQGGGRLDAAASVAATVAVSDAALSLGEVGQSGRFETRTLTYQNHSDQPMTLRLTPHVNAAGDLNDARPVVRIRPAALVIPPGGSASADVSLLTQATTPGTYTGYILAEDRRNQSAPVQTVLTATLPPPIHTVTVEGVDRDGEPAGSGSVEAWNLETGQMYYGWFFDGQTQLELPAGRYTLVFSVQSPAGAFPPSSVVFGGDPELTVARDLTLRYDGRDAEPFQVETPRETVTDSFDILWHRQVGDRAIATTSSGGLTGTDLYLLPSDEADTGVFEASVLWQESEPLLRLSAPGPDGAPIETTPVLATQRLVYEGQESLPVVYAGEGTPEEFASVDAAGKVALVTRARSGHYISDQSQAAAEAGAVLLLAHNDEPANWWDPDNTSFLPSYRLNQGEGMALREQLAADPELELDLHGVIDPAYTYDLAFHTAGRFPGGERQVVDEAELATVESAFHADSAETGRMESWVALLGSSEFGLRMGRTRNAPGHRTEFISTEQVRWQRFGQPHHEFPGMYWIWTGVERYHPGEVYQQQWWGALTRPGVPELPGYEAIGLPAARFHDALRFNIPTYLYDNGRMYGYPYHQLGDEVVMRVYRDGELVGEGDWSDLQVSVPPEESWYEVELIVRNGAGNWAGTSVVTESSWEFSSGRPVDGREVLPLVQLDYHLETGLHNQVEATDAYPLRLVPGYQPGVTGPGDFELTVEVSFDDGASWAAAPVSEVDGGFEATVPAAPAAAEFGSVRVVATDQAGNQLRQYIERGWRVNLD, from the coding sequence ATGTCCCCCATCCCATTACCCCCCGGCGGGGAGCGGCCGGCCCGGCGATGGCGGATCGCCGTGGTGGTGCCGGCGCTCGCCGCGCTGCTCGGCGGATCGGCCGTACCAGCGACTGCCGCCCCGGCACCGGCCGACCCGGTACGCGGGATGGCCGCGCCGCCGTCCGCAGGTGACACCGTCCCGGTGACCCTGCTCACCGGCGATGTGGTGGTGGTGCATCAGGGCCCGGACGGCACCCAGTCGGCGTGGCTCGCCGAGCCGGCGGTTCCGGCGAGCGGGGCGGCGCCGCAGATCTACCAGCAGGACGGCCAGGTCCATGTGATCCCGGCCGAGGTGCAGCCGTACCTGGCCGCGGGCGTGCTCGACGAGCGGCTGTTCAACGTCACCGGGCTGGTGGCGCAGGGGTACGACGACCGGTCCCGGGACGACCTGCCGCTGCTGCTGGCGGCGCCCGATCTGGCGGCGCTTCCGGCGGGGGCGGCGCCCGGCGGTGAGGTCGGGGTGCTGTCGAGCATCGACGCGCTGCCGGTCGAGGTGGACAAATCGGAGATCCGGCAGGTGTGGGAGGCGTTGCGCGGGCCGGAGCCGGCCGCGGCCCAGGATCCGGAGCCGCAGCTCGCAGCGGCCGAACGGGTGTGGCTGAACGGTCAGGTCGAGCCGACGCTCGGCGAGAGCGTGGGCCAGGTCGGTGCCCCGGCCGCGTGGGAGCTCGGGTACGACGGCGCCGGGGTGGCGGTGGCGGTGCTCGACACCGGCTACGATCCGGACCACCCGGACCTGGTGGGCCAGGTCGCGGATTCGGCGAACTTCACGCCCGACGAGGACCCGGCCGGCGTGGTCGGGATCGACCGGCAGGGCCATGGGACGCATGTGGCCGCGACCGTAGCCGGGACCGGTGAGGCCGCCGACGGCGGGCGTCCCGGGGTGGCGCCCGGCGCCGAGCTGCTCATCGGCAAGGTACTCAGCGACGCCGGTGTCGGCTACGACGACTGGGTGATCGCCGGGATGGAGTGGGCGGTCGAGGCCGGAGCGCGGGTGGTCAACCTGAGCCTCGGTTCGTCGTTCCCGAGTGACGGCTCGGACCCGTTGAGCATGGCGGTGGACCGGCTCACCGAAGAGTCGGGGGTGCTGTTCGTGGTGTCGGCCGGCAACATCGGCCCTGCCGAGGGCAGCATCACCGCGCCCGGGGCCGCCGAGCACGCGCTCACCGTGGGCGCCACCGACCATCACGACCAGCCGGCGGACTTCTCCTCGCGGGGGCCGCGCCCCGGCGACTCGGCGATCAAGCCGGAGCTGGTGGCGCCCGGGGTGGATGTCGTCGCCGCCCGCGCCGCGGGCACCAGCTCGGGGCAGCTGATCGACGACTACTACACCGCGATGAGCGGCACCTCGATGGCGGCGCCGCATGCCGCCGGGGCGGCCGCGATCGTGGCCCAACAGCACCCGGACGATACGGCGGCGGAGCTGAAGGCCCGGTTGGTCGCCACCGCCGAACCGCTCGACGAGCGGGTCTCGTTCCAGGGCGGCGGCCGGCTCGACGCCGCCGCGTCGGTCGCGGCGACGGTCGCGGTGAGCGACGCGGCATTGTCGCTGGGCGAGGTCGGGCAGTCGGGCCGGTTCGAGACCCGCACCTTGACCTACCAGAACCACTCCGACCAGCCGATGACGCTGCGGTTGACGCCGCACGTCAACGCGGCCGGCGACCTCAACGACGCCCGGCCGGTGGTGCGGATCCGGCCGGCGGCGCTGGTGATCCCCCCGGGCGGGTCGGCCAGCGCCGACGTGTCGCTGCTGACCCAGGCGACGACGCCGGGCACCTATACCGGCTACATCCTGGCCGAGGACCGGCGGAACCAGTCGGCGCCGGTGCAGACCGTGCTGACCGCCACCCTCCCGCCGCCGATCCATACGGTCACGGTCGAGGGAGTCGACCGGGACGGGGAGCCGGCCGGCTCGGGCTCGGTCGAGGCGTGGAACCTGGAGACCGGGCAGATGTATTACGGCTGGTTCTTCGACGGCCAGACCCAGCTCGAGTTGCCCGCCGGGCGGTACACGTTGGTCTTCTCGGTGCAGTCGCCGGCGGGTGCCTTCCCGCCGAGCAGCGTGGTCTTCGGCGGCGACCCGGAGCTCACGGTGGCGAGGGACCTGACGCTGCGGTATGACGGCCGGGACGCCGAACCTTTCCAGGTGGAGACGCCACGGGAGACGGTGACCGATTCGTTCGACATCTTGTGGCACCGGCAGGTCGGCGACCGGGCCATCGCCACCACGTCCAGTGGTGGACTCACCGGCACCGACCTTTACCTGCTTCCCAGCGATGAGGCCGACACTGGGGTCTTCGAGGCGTCGGTGCTGTGGCAGGAGTCGGAGCCGCTGCTGCGACTCTCCGCGCCCGGCCCGGACGGGGCGCCGATCGAAACGACCCCGGTGTTGGCGACGCAACGGTTGGTCTACGAAGGCCAGGAGTCGCTGCCGGTGGTCTACGCCGGAGAGGGGACGCCGGAGGAGTTCGCGTCGGTGGACGCCGCCGGCAAGGTGGCGCTGGTGACCCGGGCCCGGTCCGGTCATTACATCTCCGACCAGTCGCAGGCTGCGGCCGAGGCCGGGGCGGTGCTGCTGCTGGCGCACAACGACGAGCCGGCGAACTGGTGGGACCCGGACAACACCAGCTTCCTGCCCAGCTACCGGCTCAACCAGGGCGAGGGCATGGCGCTGCGGGAGCAGCTCGCCGCCGACCCGGAGCTGGAGCTGGACCTGCACGGGGTGATCGACCCCGCGTACACCTACGACCTAGCCTTCCACACGGCGGGCCGGTTCCCCGGCGGGGAGCGGCAGGTGGTCGACGAGGCGGAGCTGGCGACGGTCGAGTCGGCGTTCCACGCCGACTCGGCGGAGACCGGCCGGATGGAGTCATGGGTGGCGCTGCTGGGTAGCTCCGAGTTCGGGCTGCGTATGGGGCGGACCCGCAACGCGCCGGGTCACCGGACCGAGTTCATCAGCACCGAGCAGGTGCGGTGGCAGCGGTTCGGTCAGCCGCATCATGAGTTCCCCGGGATGTATTGGATCTGGACCGGCGTCGAGCGCTACCACCCCGGCGAGGTCTACCAGCAGCAGTGGTGGGGGGCGTTGACCCGGCCCGGTGTGCCAGAGTTGCCCGGTTACGAGGCGATCGGGTTGCCGGCCGCCCGGTTCCACGACGCGCTGCGGTTCAACATCCCCACCTACCTCTACGACAACGGCCGGATGTACGGGTATCCATACCACCAGCTCGGCGACGAGGTGGTGATGCGGGTGTACCGGGACGGTGAGCTGGTCGGCGAGGGTGACTGGTCGGATCTGCAGGTGTCGGTGCCGCCGGAGGAGTCATGGTACGAAGTGGAGCTGATAGTCCGCAACGGCGCCGGTAACTGGGCCGGCACCTCGGTGGTCACCGAGTCCAGCTGGGAGTTCAGCTCCGGCCGGCCCGTCGATGGGCGGGAGGTGCTGCCGCTGGTGCAGCTCGACTACCACCTGGAGACCGGGCTGCACAACCAGGTCGAGGCGACCGACGCGTACCCGCTGCGGTTGGTGCCCGGCTACCAGCCGGGGGTGACCGGGCCCGGTGACTTCGAGCTGACCGTGGAAGTGTCCTTCGACGACGGTGCGAGCTGGGCGGCCGCGCCGGTCAGCGAGGTGGACGGCGGGTTCGAGGCGACCGTCCCGGCCGCCCCGGCGGCGGCCGAGTTCGGTTCGGTGCGGGTGGTCGCCACCGACCAGGCCGGAAACCAACTGCGCCAATATATCGAGCGGGGCTGGCGGGTCAATCTGGACTGA